In one window of Haloprofundus halophilus DNA:
- a CDS encoding carboxylate--amine ligase, whose amino-acid sequence MAKNCGTRESVLIPTGLGPSRTYPTIRSLGRRGINTVVASEHDNPPVFASRYCGERLSVPAPDVDLVGYKNALLGLASRPDVRTVIPAREEDAYVFSRYRDEFDEVVDLVAPSFEVLRRSQDRLQLAAAAEKAGVPVPETRLLSEVDDWEPELIIKSRYNLLADGYVDGYAPGQSSKVKSVKHLSPGEHPDVDAILDEMKHDPIVQEYVASSDEYMFAGLYDHGEPLATFQHRQIRGDSYVGGGGVYRKSVYIEELEQVANDLLSELDWHGLACVEYMCDAETGEFKLTEINPRMWQSLPATVHAGADFPYYYWQAATDQIDRIDPRYEIDSGSHSLRGELGYVLSLFRDESPHVERPSLGATARELLSSFCEDPYLDYTHVDDLGLFVSGANRMLRNRLHGSS is encoded by the coding sequence ATGGCTAAAAACTGTGGGACGAGGGAATCGGTGTTGATTCCCACCGGACTCGGGCCGTCTCGGACGTACCCGACGATACGGTCGCTCGGACGGCGCGGAATCAACACCGTCGTCGCGTCGGAACACGACAACCCACCGGTGTTCGCCTCCCGGTACTGCGGGGAACGTCTCTCGGTGCCGGCCCCCGATGTCGACCTCGTCGGCTACAAGAACGCTCTCCTCGGCTTGGCGTCGCGTCCGGACGTTCGGACCGTCATCCCCGCGCGCGAAGAGGACGCGTACGTCTTCTCGCGCTACAGAGACGAGTTCGACGAAGTCGTCGACCTGGTCGCCCCGTCGTTCGAGGTGCTCCGGCGCTCGCAGGACAGGCTTCAGTTGGCCGCCGCCGCGGAGAAAGCGGGCGTTCCGGTGCCGGAGACGCGACTGCTCAGCGAAGTGGACGACTGGGAACCGGAACTCATCATCAAATCCCGGTACAACCTCCTCGCGGACGGGTACGTCGACGGCTACGCGCCCGGACAGTCCTCGAAAGTCAAGAGCGTCAAGCATCTCTCGCCGGGCGAACACCCCGACGTCGACGCCATCTTAGACGAGATGAAACACGACCCCATCGTTCAGGAGTACGTGGCGAGCTCCGACGAGTACATGTTTGCCGGACTGTACGACCACGGGGAACCGCTGGCGACGTTCCAGCACCGTCAGATTCGGGGCGACTCCTACGTCGGCGGCGGCGGCGTCTACCGGAAGTCCGTCTACATCGAGGAGCTCGAACAGGTAGCGAACGACCTGTTGAGCGAACTCGACTGGCACGGCCTCGCGTGCGTAGAGTACATGTGCGACGCCGAGACCGGCGAGTTCAAACTCACCGAGATAAACCCCCGGATGTGGCAGTCGCTCCCGGCGACCGTTCACGCGGGTGCGGACTTCCCGTACTACTACTGGCAGGCGGCGACCGATCAGATAGACCGCATCGACCCAAGGTACGAGATCGACAGCGGGAGCCACTCGCTCCGCGGCGAACTCGGTTACGTGCTCAGCCTCTTTCGAGACGAGTCCCCGCACGTCGAGCGACCGTCGCTCGGCGCGACGGCGAGAGAGCTACTCTCGTCGTTCTGCGAGGACCCCTACCTCGACTACACGCACGTCGACGACCTCGGGCTGTTCGTCAGCGGCGCGAACCGAATGCTCCGAAACCGGCTCCACGGCTCCAGTTGA
- a CDS encoding arylsulfotransferase family protein has protein sequence MVSKRTSAALVLAGVALFVGMVVVSAATAPTIGATQSHDPDSNETMRTLVGSQGGGPGLHDYGSVYLLENDEVAWQLADADSYFDVTMLDNGSVMAGFMDSGYTDCGPYESPCTHTGFRVIEPGENPEVVSEFSFTVRTRANSEVHDVERLPSGEFLVSDMEHERIMTVRGGEITWQWNASSIYTDGPDDPTREDWLHINDVDHLGDDRYLVSVRNANQLVIVERGEGVVEIINEDPNPEDGRVGDPSVLNRQHNPQWLNEDTILVADSENGRVVELQRGDEGNWTVGWELSEAEGVAFAWPRDADRLPNGNTLITDSANQRIVEVNESGETVWSVRTRHIPYEAERLPEGETVGGQPHSDGASRFTGTASGDVPGISFLLQVLRTSVPLPFWVAEIHLVVTLVSLGLVFAGLGTAARSAFAARRRG, from the coding sequence ATGGTTTCGAAACGCACGAGTGCCGCCCTCGTTCTCGCGGGCGTCGCGCTTTTCGTCGGTATGGTCGTCGTCAGCGCCGCCACCGCGCCGACTATCGGCGCGACCCAGAGCCACGACCCCGACTCGAACGAGACGATGCGGACGCTCGTCGGCTCGCAGGGCGGCGGACCGGGACTCCACGACTACGGGAGCGTTTACCTGCTCGAAAACGACGAGGTCGCCTGGCAACTCGCCGACGCCGACAGCTACTTCGACGTGACGATGCTCGACAACGGGAGCGTCATGGCGGGCTTCATGGACAGCGGGTACACCGACTGCGGCCCCTACGAGTCGCCGTGTACCCACACCGGGTTCCGCGTCATCGAGCCCGGCGAGAACCCGGAGGTCGTCTCGGAGTTCAGTTTTACCGTGCGCACGCGCGCGAACAGCGAAGTGCACGACGTGGAACGACTCCCTTCCGGCGAGTTCCTCGTCAGCGACATGGAGCACGAGCGCATCATGACCGTCCGGGGCGGCGAGATAACGTGGCAGTGGAACGCCAGTAGCATCTACACGGACGGCCCCGACGACCCGACACGCGAGGACTGGCTCCACATCAACGACGTCGACCACCTCGGCGACGACCGCTACCTCGTCTCGGTTCGCAACGCCAACCAGTTGGTCATCGTCGAACGCGGCGAGGGCGTCGTCGAGATAATCAACGAGGACCCGAACCCCGAGGACGGACGCGTCGGCGACCCCTCGGTGCTGAACCGCCAGCACAACCCGCAGTGGCTCAACGAGGACACGATACTCGTCGCCGACTCCGAGAACGGTCGCGTCGTCGAACTCCAGCGGGGCGACGAAGGCAACTGGACCGTCGGATGGGAGCTCTCCGAAGCCGAGGGCGTCGCCTTCGCGTGGCCGCGAGACGCCGACCGCTTGCCCAACGGCAACACGCTCATCACCGACTCGGCGAACCAGCGTATCGTCGAGGTCAACGAATCCGGCGAGACCGTCTGGAGCGTCCGGACGCGTCACATCCCGTACGAAGCCGAACGTCTCCCCGAGGGCGAAACGGTCGGCGGACAGCCGCACAGCGACGGCGCGAGCAGGTTCACCGGTACCGCCTCCGGCGACGTCCCCGGTATCTCGTTCCTCCTACAGGTGCTCCGCACGAGCGTGCCGCTGCCGTTCTGGGTTGCCGAGATTCACCTCGTCGTCACGCTCGTCTCGCTGGGGCTCGTCTTCGCCGGCCTCGGGACGGCGGCCCGTTCGGCGTTCGCGGCGCGGCGACGCGGCTGA
- a CDS encoding NUDIX hydrolase yields MNDDADADADGGTANDGSRLDWETTDSRIDYSCPGFDVRMDDVRLPDGTETDFHYVDEPPAVVILPFTPDGDVVLVEEWRQAVGHVNRGLPAGGTEPDDDDFAAAAHRELAEETGYEAESMEKFYVAEPANGIANSVHHYFVARGCESTAEQELDFNESIRPTTTSYEDLLASVVDNEILDGRTSLGVLQYELARP; encoded by the coding sequence GTGAACGACGACGCCGACGCCGACGCCGACGGCGGGACCGCCAACGACGGGAGCCGCCTCGACTGGGAGACGACGGACTCGCGAATCGACTACTCCTGTCCGGGGTTCGACGTCCGCATGGACGACGTCCGCCTGCCCGACGGCACGGAGACGGATTTCCACTACGTCGACGAGCCACCTGCCGTCGTGATTCTGCCGTTCACCCCCGACGGCGACGTGGTGCTCGTAGAGGAGTGGCGACAGGCCGTCGGCCACGTCAACCGCGGTCTTCCAGCGGGCGGCACCGAACCGGACGACGACGACTTCGCTGCCGCCGCTCACCGCGAACTCGCCGAGGAGACAGGGTACGAAGCCGAGTCGATGGAGAAGTTCTACGTCGCCGAACCCGCCAACGGCATCGCCAACTCGGTCCACCACTACTTCGTCGCCCGCGGCTGTGAGTCGACCGCCGAGCAGGAACTCGACTTCAACGAGAGCATCCGTCCGACGACGACGAGCTACGAGGACCTGTTGGCGTCCGTCGTCGACAACGAGATTCTGGATGGAAGGACGTCGCTCGGCGTGTTGCAGTACGAACTCGCGCGGCCGTAA
- the tgtA gene encoding tRNA guanosine(15) transglycosylase TgtA, giving the protein MRDCFEQRQGDTAGRIGQLTVPRAGVTVETPALLPVVNPNVQTISPARLQSEFGAEILITNSYIIRKTAELRERALDVGLHEMLDFSGAIMTDSGSFQLAEYGDIDVTTTEILQFQRDIGSDIGTPVDIPTPPDVPREQAEEELEITERALADAEAFDAGEMLVNAPVQGSTYPDLRERAAGHADATSLDVFPVGAVVPLMNAYRYDDMVDAVAAAKRGLGADCPVHLFGAGHPMMFALAVAMGCDLFDSAAYALYARDGRYLTVRGTEHLEDLDYFPCSCPVCSSHTPDEVKSASDADTERLLAEHNLHVTFAEIRRIKQAIRAGNLLELVEVRARGHPAMLDGYRALLDHADQLEESDPAAKGSFFHVSHESARRPEVRRHHRRLARLDLAEYDDALLTEGGTPSESEYDAVWKVVPPFGPFPGALSDTYPLNAQVPDRLDDAARRAAAEGVAALVADNPEVSFTLAHDDWGDAALEAVPDSVALEPLSTVASE; this is encoded by the coding sequence ATGCGCGACTGTTTCGAGCAGCGGCAGGGTGACACGGCCGGACGCATCGGCCAACTCACCGTGCCGCGCGCCGGGGTGACCGTCGAGACGCCGGCGCTTCTGCCCGTCGTCAACCCCAACGTCCAGACGATTTCGCCCGCCCGACTCCAGTCGGAGTTCGGCGCGGAGATTCTCATCACCAACTCCTACATCATCCGCAAGACCGCGGAACTCCGCGAACGGGCGCTCGACGTGGGTCTCCACGAGATGCTCGACTTCTCGGGCGCGATCATGACCGACTCGGGGTCGTTCCAGCTGGCCGAGTACGGCGACATCGACGTAACGACGACCGAGATTCTGCAGTTCCAGAGGGATATCGGCTCCGACATCGGCACCCCCGTCGACATCCCGACGCCGCCTGATGTCCCCCGCGAGCAGGCGGAAGAGGAACTCGAGATTACCGAGCGGGCGCTCGCCGACGCCGAAGCGTTCGACGCCGGCGAGATGCTCGTCAACGCCCCCGTGCAGGGATCTACGTACCCCGACCTCCGGGAACGCGCCGCCGGTCACGCCGACGCGACGAGCCTCGACGTGTTCCCCGTCGGGGCGGTCGTCCCCCTGATGAACGCCTACCGCTACGACGACATGGTCGACGCCGTCGCCGCCGCAAAGCGCGGCCTCGGCGCCGACTGTCCGGTCCACCTCTTCGGCGCGGGTCACCCGATGATGTTCGCGCTCGCCGTCGCCATGGGTTGCGACCTCTTCGACTCCGCCGCCTACGCGCTCTACGCCCGCGACGGGCGCTACCTCACCGTCCGCGGAACCGAACACCTCGAAGACCTCGACTACTTCCCGTGTTCCTGTCCGGTCTGTTCGTCGCACACGCCAGACGAGGTCAAAAGCGCCAGCGACGCCGACACCGAGCGCCTGCTGGCCGAGCACAACCTCCACGTGACGTTCGCCGAAATTCGCCGCATCAAGCAGGCCATCCGCGCGGGCAACCTCCTCGAACTCGTCGAGGTCCGCGCCCGCGGTCACCCTGCGATGCTCGACGGCTACCGCGCGCTGCTCGACCACGCCGACCAGCTAGAGGAGTCCGACCCCGCCGCCAAAGGCTCGTTCTTCCACGTCTCCCACGAGAGCGCGCGGCGACCCGAAGTTCGCCGACACCACCGTCGCTTGGCCCGACTGGACCTCGCGGAGTACGACGACGCGCTGCTGACCGAAGGAGGGACGCCCTCCGAGAGCGAGTACGACGCCGTCTGGAAGGTCGTCCCCCCGTTCGGTCCGTTCCCCGGCGCGCTCTCGGACACGTACCCGCTGAACGCGCAGGTTCCGGACCGACTCGACGACGCGGCCCGACGGGCGGCCGCCGAGGGCGTCGCGGCGCTCGTCGCCGACAACCCCGAGGTGTCGTTCACGCTCGCGCACGACGACTGGGGAGACGCGGCGCTCGAAGCGGTCCCCGACTCCGTCGCGCTCGAACCGCTGTCGACCGTCGCGTCCGAGTGA
- the arcS gene encoding archaeosine synthase subunit alpha: MTDYFEVHARDGAARLGELRLSESRTTPALVDDVVEDAGSLWAAERDAPEGDENRLTVLPHRGFPAGTREEVKESFAVDYPDTDYPSAAVVAADAARDVGADAYILSDAHSFVGHAAAFKDSVIEARESLPADTALYLSGVATPTNAATLAYAGIDLVDAKRARVKGFEGKYLTSDAEYFLEDLDELPCACSACLGGVDEFTREDCAEHNVNALKAELATVRRRIRDGRLRDYVEGQARHDVWLTAAFREFDQQYGYLEERTPVIRDSELTAATEDSLRRVEIQRFAERVTTRYRNRFDTPLVLVPCSARKPYSESQSHGQYHDAVQFRAHQVSMTSPIGVVPQELELTYPAQHYDSVVTGRWSEDEKEFVTEVLRRYLQRNEYPRVVAHVPPEGYRDIVERVEREVEMPFEYTVEDHPTTTESLANLASTLSNEPKYRKREREHNTVKAIADYQFGDGAGDALFADADIKMTSRYPKLQVRDGDGEQLATMVPQYGVLSFTLAGARLWDASDAPTKRIEIDRFVPHGSVLAPGVVDADEEIRPGDEVVVEGPKAFAVARAEMSGPEMAESTRGVAAEVRHVDEK, translated from the coding sequence ATGACCGATTACTTCGAGGTGCACGCCCGCGACGGGGCCGCTCGCCTCGGCGAACTCCGCCTGTCGGAGTCGCGCACCACGCCCGCGCTCGTCGACGACGTCGTCGAGGACGCCGGAAGCCTCTGGGCGGCCGAACGCGACGCTCCCGAGGGCGACGAGAACCGCCTGACCGTCCTCCCGCACCGCGGTTTCCCGGCGGGGACCCGCGAGGAGGTCAAGGAGTCGTTCGCCGTCGACTACCCCGACACGGACTACCCGAGCGCGGCCGTCGTCGCCGCCGACGCCGCTCGCGACGTGGGTGCGGACGCGTACATTCTCTCGGACGCCCACAGCTTCGTCGGACACGCCGCCGCGTTCAAGGACTCAGTAATCGAGGCGCGCGAGTCGCTGCCGGCCGACACCGCGCTGTACCTCTCGGGAGTCGCGACGCCGACGAACGCCGCGACGCTCGCCTACGCCGGAATCGACCTCGTCGACGCCAAGCGCGCCCGGGTGAAAGGGTTCGAGGGGAAGTACCTCACGAGCGACGCCGAGTACTTCCTCGAAGACCTCGACGAACTCCCCTGCGCCTGCTCGGCCTGTCTCGGCGGCGTCGACGAGTTCACCCGCGAGGACTGCGCCGAACACAACGTCAACGCCTTGAAGGCGGAGTTGGCGACCGTCCGCCGCCGCATCCGCGACGGCCGACTCCGCGACTACGTCGAGGGACAAGCCCGTCACGACGTCTGGCTCACGGCGGCGTTCCGCGAGTTCGACCAGCAGTACGGCTACCTGGAGGAGCGAACGCCGGTCATCCGGGACTCGGAGCTCACGGCCGCGACCGAAGATTCGCTGCGCCGCGTCGAGATTCAGCGCTTCGCCGAGCGGGTGACGACCCGCTACCGAAACCGGTTCGACACTCCCCTGGTGCTCGTGCCGTGTTCGGCCCGAAAACCGTACAGCGAGTCGCAGAGCCACGGCCAGTACCACGACGCCGTCCAGTTCCGCGCCCACCAGGTGTCGATGACCTCGCCCATCGGCGTCGTCCCGCAGGAACTCGAACTCACCTACCCCGCCCAGCACTACGACTCCGTCGTGACCGGCCGGTGGTCCGAGGACGAAAAGGAGTTCGTCACCGAGGTGCTGCGGCGCTACCTCCAGCGCAACGAGTACCCGCGCGTCGTCGCGCACGTCCCGCCGGAGGGCTACCGCGACATCGTCGAACGCGTCGAGAGGGAGGTCGAGATGCCGTTCGAGTACACCGTCGAAGACCACCCGACGACGACGGAGTCGCTGGCGAATCTGGCGTCGACGCTGTCGAACGAACCCAAGTATCGAAAACGAGAGCGCGAGCACAACACCGTGAAAGCCATCGCCGACTACCAGTTCGGCGACGGCGCGGGCGACGCCCTGTTCGCGGACGCCGACATCAAGATGACGAGTCGCTACCCCAAACTGCAGGTCCGCGACGGCGACGGCGAGCAGTTGGCGACGATGGTGCCGCAGTACGGCGTGCTCTCCTTCACGCTCGCCGGGGCGCGACTGTGGGACGCCTCCGACGCACCGACGAAACGTATCGAGATAGACCGTTTCGTTCCGCACGGCAGCGTGCTCGCTCCCGGCGTCGTCGACGCCGACGAGGAGATCCGTCCCGGCGACGAGGTGGTCGTCGAGGGGCCGAAGGCGTTCGCCGTCGCCAGAGCGGAGATGTCGGGGCCGGAGATGGCCGAATCGACGCGCGGCGTCGCCGCCGAGGTGCGACACGTCGACGAGAAGTGA
- the yqeC gene encoding selenium cofactor biosynthesis protein YqeC: MHLADALAARERMTCVAGAGGKKTTMYALASRLDRAVVTASVRIPIPSLEENVETVVVTDDPIGALGETTADDFPLGLVPGKADEVRYHGYENELLDSLAAAHDGPVVVKADGARMRDFKAPSDREPQIPKTTDTVLPIASAHVVGEPLDENLVHRPERVAEIAGIGTGDTITTETVAAVLASDDGGLKRVPEGATAIPVVNKVDDAELADVGRDIASKVLERAGDRVERVVLARMNREDAVVNVVER, translated from the coding sequence ATGCACCTCGCAGACGCACTCGCTGCACGCGAGAGGATGACCTGCGTCGCCGGCGCGGGCGGCAAGAAGACGACGATGTACGCGCTGGCCTCGCGCCTCGACCGGGCCGTCGTCACCGCGTCGGTCCGCATCCCGATTCCGTCGCTCGAAGAGAATGTAGAGACGGTCGTCGTCACCGACGACCCCATCGGTGCGCTCGGAGAAACGACAGCCGACGACTTTCCGCTCGGCCTCGTTCCCGGGAAGGCCGACGAGGTGCGGTATCACGGCTACGAGAACGAACTGCTCGATAGTCTCGCCGCAGCGCACGACGGGCCAGTCGTCGTCAAAGCCGACGGCGCGCGGATGCGCGATTTCAAGGCCCCGAGCGACAGGGAACCGCAGATTCCGAAGACGACCGACACGGTTCTGCCCATCGCCAGCGCGCACGTCGTCGGCGAACCGCTGGACGAGAATCTGGTCCACCGACCCGAGCGAGTAGCCGAAATCGCCGGAATCGGCACCGGAGACACGATTACGACGGAGACGGTCGCGGCCGTCCTCGCCAGCGACGACGGCGGGTTGAAGCGCGTTCCCGAGGGAGCGACGGCGATTCCGGTCGTGAACAAAGTCGACGACGCGGAACTTGCGGACGTAGGCCGCGACATCGCCTCGAAGGTGCTGGAGCGCGCGGGTGACCGCGTAGAGCGTGTGGTGCTCGCGCGGATGAACCGGGAGGATGCGGTAGTCAACGTGGTGGAACGCTGA
- a CDS encoding molybdenum cofactor guanylyltransferase, whose protein sequence is MRTGVIVAGGRSTRFGDADKATADLAGTPMIRRVGDRLAGVVDELVVNCRADQRAAILDAFESYPRPVSVAEDETPDQGPVSGIRTGLRAASGEYAVVVACDMPFVDPGVVSYLFERAEGHDAAVPQLDDQWFQTTHAVYRATAMADACEAALEAGARKVVDPLFELDYVVVDETEIAEHGELRTFENLNTREEFEEAAAELS, encoded by the coding sequence ATGCGCACGGGAGTCATCGTCGCCGGCGGCCGGTCGACCCGCTTCGGCGACGCCGACAAAGCGACCGCCGACCTCGCCGGAACGCCGATGATTCGCCGCGTCGGCGACCGACTGGCGGGCGTCGTCGACGAACTCGTCGTCAACTGCCGCGCCGACCAGCGCGCGGCGATTCTCGACGCGTTCGAGAGCTACCCGCGTCCGGTCTCCGTCGCCGAGGACGAGACGCCCGACCAGGGGCCGGTGTCGGGGATTCGAACCGGCCTCCGCGCCGCCTCGGGCGAGTACGCCGTCGTCGTCGCCTGCGACATGCCGTTCGTCGACCCCGGCGTCGTCTCGTACCTGTTCGAGCGCGCCGAGGGTCACGACGCCGCTGTACCGCAGTTAGACGACCAGTGGTTCCAGACGACGCACGCCGTCTACCGAGCGACCGCGATGGCCGATGCCTGCGAGGCGGCGCTCGAAGCGGGCGCGCGGAAGGTCGTCGACCCGCTGTTCGAGCTGGACTACGTCGTCGTCGACGAGACCGAGATTGCGGAACACGGGGAGTTGCGGACGTTCGAGAACCTGAACACGCGCGAGGAGTTCGAAGAGGCGGCCGCGGAGTTGTCGTAG
- a CDS encoding aldehyde ferredoxin oxidoreductase family protein — MATPTRDAVLRVDLSAETVERARVPDEWRRGYLGGKGLGARYLYAELAPGVDPLGPDNLLSFVLGPLSGYLPGETRYAAVTKSPLTGGFLDSYSGGSFPERLAGSLDDCLGVLVTGRASRPVALVVDGGTATIEPADDLWGCDTVETDAAFPDAAVACIGPAGESEVAYATIASDGGDHHAGRGGAGAVMGSKRLKAVVARGDAPEIPPALAELRDRYERRYEDHDTGRWQAAGETLESVDFANEVGVLATEGWQRGQFDAAENIGIEAAREAAVGRERDTETAPGGFRVRTGDDEGEGESVPRGATPMTLGAGLGVEEFDAVASLGETCDRLGVDVISAGNAVAWAIRAADAGLVETDARFGDDEAARRLLDAIAARDGELADALAEGVADAAARYGGDDLVPTVKSMELPSYDPRGAIGMALAYATSDRGACHRRARPVEREVFEAWDDADVVEAVAGAQTVRSVLWSLVADDFVGETMWNDLGAAWLDAVGLPHDADELSRTGERIWTLVRLFNVREGFDRSDDALPEALRRPLSEGPAAGRAVDPEAFERLLDAYYAARGWGPDGRPTRATVERLGLGGIVDEATPLAEEATTTNAGRDTTTVADRRHDRHDRHDTDDR; from the coding sequence ATGGCGACGCCCACGCGCGACGCGGTGCTGCGGGTGGACCTCTCGGCGGAGACCGTCGAGAGAGCGCGCGTCCCCGACGAGTGGCGACGCGGCTACCTCGGCGGGAAGGGGTTGGGCGCGCGTTACCTCTACGCGGAGCTCGCACCCGGCGTCGACCCGCTCGGTCCCGACAACCTCCTCTCGTTCGTGCTCGGCCCGCTATCGGGGTATCTCCCGGGTGAGACGCGCTACGCGGCGGTGACGAAGTCGCCGCTCACCGGCGGTTTTCTCGACTCCTACAGCGGCGGGTCGTTCCCCGAACGCCTCGCCGGGTCGCTCGACGACTGTCTCGGAGTCCTGGTCACCGGACGCGCCAGTCGGCCGGTGGCGCTCGTCGTCGACGGCGGCACGGCGACGATAGAACCCGCCGACGACTTGTGGGGCTGCGACACCGTCGAGACGGACGCGGCGTTTCCCGACGCCGCCGTCGCGTGCATCGGGCCGGCCGGCGAGTCCGAAGTCGCCTACGCGACCATCGCCTCCGACGGCGGCGACCACCACGCCGGACGCGGCGGCGCGGGCGCGGTGATGGGGTCGAAGCGACTGAAGGCCGTCGTCGCCCGCGGCGACGCGCCCGAGATACCGCCAGCGCTCGCGGAACTGCGCGACCGGTACGAACGTCGCTACGAAGACCACGACACGGGACGCTGGCAGGCCGCGGGCGAGACCTTGGAGAGCGTCGACTTCGCCAACGAGGTCGGCGTCCTCGCCACCGAGGGCTGGCAGCGCGGCCAGTTCGACGCGGCCGAGAACATCGGCATCGAGGCGGCGCGCGAGGCGGCGGTCGGCCGCGAACGCGACACGGAGACCGCACCCGGCGGCTTCCGCGTCCGAACCGGAGACGACGAGGGCGAGGGCGAGAGCGTCCCGCGCGGGGCGACGCCGATGACGCTCGGTGCCGGACTCGGCGTCGAGGAGTTCGACGCCGTCGCGTCGCTCGGCGAGACGTGCGACCGCCTCGGCGTCGACGTCATCAGCGCCGGCAACGCCGTCGCGTGGGCTATCCGCGCCGCCGACGCCGGCCTCGTCGAGACCGACGCCCGCTTCGGCGACGACGAGGCGGCCCGCCGACTGCTCGACGCAATCGCCGCACGCGACGGCGAACTGGCCGACGCGCTCGCCGAGGGCGTCGCCGACGCCGCGGCGCGCTACGGCGGCGACGACCTCGTCCCGACGGTCAAGTCGATGGAACTGCCGTCGTACGACCCTCGTGGCGCGATCGGGATGGCGCTGGCGTATGCGACGAGCGACCGAGGGGCCTGCCACCGCCGAGCCAGACCGGTCGAGCGCGAGGTGTTCGAGGCGTGGGACGACGCCGACGTGGTCGAGGCCGTCGCGGGCGCACAGACCGTCCGCTCCGTCCTCTGGAGCCTCGTCGCTGACGACTTCGTCGGCGAGACGATGTGGAACGACCTCGGCGCGGCGTGGCTCGACGCGGTCGGACTACCGCACGACGCCGACGAACTGAGCCGAACCGGCGAACGAATCTGGACGCTCGTCCGCCTGTTCAACGTCCGCGAGGGGTTCGACCGGAGCGACGACGCGCTCCCGGAGGCGCTTCGCCGACCGCTCTCGGAGGGCCCCGCCGCCGGACGCGCCGTCGACCCCGAGGCGTTCGAGCGACTGCTCGACGCCTACTACGCCGCCCGCGGGTGGGGCCCCGACGGTCGCCCGACCCGGGCGACGGTCGAGCGACTCGGCCTCGGCGGCATCGTCGACGAGGCGACGCCGCTGGCCGAGGAGGCGACGACGACGAACGCGGGGCGCGACACGACGACCGTCGCGGACCGCCGACACGACCGACACGACCGACACGACACAGATGACAGATAG
- a CDS encoding DUF7124 domain-containing protein, translating to MTDSIDLDELDVSTDSDAERPKRGDWFWKGEGDPDDETGTDGSGDDAVGSSDAVGSSDAVGSSDAVVSPNSPDSLDGDATLTDSGGDTGTDHRAIPRVPRTNDDSPVGIPIEGGGAGGAASGTVDADDAGGDDGEDGEDDDVEPEPTGPHGSGPSEMTMALTYEAVKRLENPAAAFADAEGWTDWVGIVGDVDAHVITKFQRESVVDVDFFNGTGTGPAERLAGIDGHSMFFAERMVVVGVAGVDEYVAEESGWEFVPLETAAEKAGWPLVDRDGDEREERDGGR from the coding sequence ATGACAGATAGCATCGACCTCGACGAACTGGACGTATCGACCGACAGCGACGCGGAGCGGCCCAAACGCGGCGACTGGTTCTGGAAGGGCGAAGGCGACCCCGACGACGAGACGGGGACCGACGGGTCGGGCGACGACGCGGTCGGGTCGTCGGACGCGGTCGGGTCGTCGGACGCGGTCGGGTCGTCGGACGCGGTCGTGTCGCCTAATTCGCCCGACTCACTCGACGGCGACGCCACCCTGACGGACTCGGGGGGCGATACCGGGACGGACCACCGCGCGATTCCGCGCGTGCCGCGAACCAACGACGACAGTCCGGTCGGCATCCCCATCGAGGGCGGGGGCGCGGGAGGCGCGGCGTCGGGGACCGTCGACGCCGACGACGCGGGCGGCGACGACGGCGAAGACGGTGAGGACGACGACGTGGAACCGGAGCCGACGGGACCGCACGGGAGCGGACCCTCCGAGATGACGATGGCGCTGACGTACGAAGCCGTGAAACGGCTGGAGAACCCGGCGGCCGCCTTCGCCGACGCGGAGGGGTGGACCGACTGGGTCGGCATCGTCGGCGACGTAGACGCCCACGTCATCACCAAGTTCCAGCGCGAGTCGGTCGTCGACGTCGACTTCTTCAACGGCACCGGCACCGGTCCGGCGGAACGACTCGCCGGTATCGACGGCCACTCGATGTTCTTCGCCGAGCGGATGGTCGTCGTCGGCGTCGCGGGCGTCGACGAGTACGTCGCCGAGGAGAGCGGGTGGGAGTTCGTCCCGCTGGAGACCGCCGCCGAGAAGGCCGGGTGGCCGCTCGTCGACCGAGACGGCGACGAACGCGAAGAACGCGACGGGGGGCGGTGA